A stretch of Gossypium hirsutum isolate 1008001.06 chromosome A06, Gossypium_hirsutum_v2.1, whole genome shotgun sequence DNA encodes these proteins:
- the LOC107962905 gene encoding ER membrane protein complex subunit 7 homolog isoform X2 — translation MAAVTPLLLLLLLSSAPSFSSGSRNAYNINGRVKIPQGLGTKGYALPGRMSNVKVLLNGGQNITFLRPDGYFSFHNIPAGTHLIEVSAIGYFFSPVRVDVSARNPGKVQAALTENRKGLSELVLEPLREEQYYEIREPFSIMSLLKSPMGLMVGFMLAVAFLMPKLVENMDPEEMRRAQEEMRSQGVPSLSSLLPGGAMN, via the exons ATGGCTGCCGTCACACCACTGCTTTTGCTCCTACTTCTCTCCAGCGCACCATCGTTTTCATCAGG GTCTCGAAATGCGTACAACATCAATGGTAGAGTGAAGATACCCCAAG GTCTAGGCACAAAAGGGTATGCTTTGCCCGGAAGAATGTCCAACGTTAAAGTTTTACTCAATGGTGGCCAAAACATTACTTTTCTGAGACCTGATGGATACTTTTCATT TCACAACATACCAGCAGGGACTCATTTGATTGAAGTGTCTGCAATCGGCTATTTCTTTTCTCCG GTTAGAGTTGATGTTAGTGCTAGAAACCCAGGCAAGGTGCAGGCAGCATTGACAGAAAACAGGAAGGGTCTCAGTGAATTGGTTTTAGAGCCATTGAGAGAGGAACAATATTATGAG ATTAGGGAACCTTTCTCCATAATGTCTCTTCTCAAAAGCCCAATGGGTCTCATGGTGGGGTTTATGCTGGCTGTTGCATTCTTAATGCCCAAATTAGTTGAAAACATGG ATCCGGAGGAAATGAGGCGAGCTCAAGAGGAAATGAGAAGCCAAGGGGTTCCTTCTTTATCAAGTTTGCTACCAGGAGGTGCAATGAATTAA
- the LOC107962905 gene encoding ER membrane protein complex subunit 7 homolog isoform X1 — MAAVTPLLLLLLLSSAPSFSSGSRNAYNINGRVKIPQGLGLGTKGYALPGRMSNVKVLLNGGQNITFLRPDGYFSFHNIPAGTHLIEVSAIGYFFSPVRVDVSARNPGKVQAALTENRKGLSELVLEPLREEQYYEIREPFSIMSLLKSPMGLMVGFMLAVAFLMPKLVENMDPEEMRRAQEEMRSQGVPSLSSLLPGGAMN; from the exons ATGGCTGCCGTCACACCACTGCTTTTGCTCCTACTTCTCTCCAGCGCACCATCGTTTTCATCAGG GTCTCGAAATGCGTACAACATCAATGGTAGAGTGAAGATACCCCAAGGTTTAG GTCTAGGCACAAAAGGGTATGCTTTGCCCGGAAGAATGTCCAACGTTAAAGTTTTACTCAATGGTGGCCAAAACATTACTTTTCTGAGACCTGATGGATACTTTTCATT TCACAACATACCAGCAGGGACTCATTTGATTGAAGTGTCTGCAATCGGCTATTTCTTTTCTCCG GTTAGAGTTGATGTTAGTGCTAGAAACCCAGGCAAGGTGCAGGCAGCATTGACAGAAAACAGGAAGGGTCTCAGTGAATTGGTTTTAGAGCCATTGAGAGAGGAACAATATTATGAG ATTAGGGAACCTTTCTCCATAATGTCTCTTCTCAAAAGCCCAATGGGTCTCATGGTGGGGTTTATGCTGGCTGTTGCATTCTTAATGCCCAAATTAGTTGAAAACATGG ATCCGGAGGAAATGAGGCGAGCTCAAGAGGAAATGAGAAGCCAAGGGGTTCCTTCTTTATCAAGTTTGCTACCAGGAGGTGCAATGAATTAA